One Lacunisphaera limnophila DNA window includes the following coding sequences:
- a CDS encoding urease accessory protein UreD — protein sequence MAIFSGHLRIEAAARAGGKTALAAQSFRAPYHLSKPYWDAEAETLLVQVVNPTAGILEGDSLESAITVGPGAAVLVTTPSASRVFKMRDGSAVCRQAVTVAQGGWLEVLPEPLVPHRGCRYRQTTQAAVEPGGGLFLVDLLMPGRIAHRDEAWVWERLNLETEVRLGGELILRERLDMGGAELKALAALSGSGPKACFGNAVLIAEGAATWLPEVAGLHGDGVWLGVSALRRGGWSIKFVARDSIRLRATLKRLREVLAGFYPRMACDPRKL from the coding sequence ATGGCGATATTTTCCGGACATCTTCGAATCGAGGCGGCGGCCCGCGCGGGCGGAAAGACCGCGCTGGCGGCGCAGTCGTTCCGGGCGCCGTATCATCTGAGCAAACCCTATTGGGATGCGGAGGCGGAGACCTTGCTGGTGCAGGTGGTGAATCCCACGGCGGGCATCCTCGAGGGCGATTCGCTGGAGTCGGCCATCACGGTGGGGCCGGGCGCGGCGGTGCTGGTGACCACGCCGAGTGCGAGCCGGGTGTTCAAGATGCGGGACGGGTCGGCGGTGTGCCGGCAGGCCGTCACCGTGGCCCAGGGCGGCTGGCTGGAGGTGCTGCCCGAGCCATTGGTGCCGCACCGGGGCTGTCGCTACCGCCAGACCACGCAGGCCGCGGTGGAGCCGGGCGGCGGGCTTTTCCTGGTCGACCTCTTGATGCCGGGGCGGATCGCGCACCGCGATGAGGCGTGGGTGTGGGAACGCTTGAATTTGGAAACCGAGGTGCGGCTGGGTGGGGAGCTGATCCTGCGGGAGCGCCTGGACATGGGCGGCGCGGAATTGAAGGCCCTGGCGGCCCTGAGCGGTTCCGGACCGAAGGCCTGTTTTGGCAACGCGGTGTTGATCGCGGAGGGTGCGGCCACCTGGCTCCCGGAGGTGGCGGGCCTGCATGGGGACGGGGTCTGGCTGGGCGTGAGCGCCCTGCGGCGCGGCGGCTGGAGCATCAAGTTCGTGGCCCGCGACAGCATCCGGCTGCGGGCGACGCTGAAGCGACTGCGGGAGGTCCTGGCGGGGTTTTATCCGCGGATGGCGTGTGATCCGCGGAAATTGTAG
- the rph gene encoding ribonuclease PH, translating into MSALRSDQRLAAQLRPLTLEPGIAPYASGSVLIGFGSTRVICAATIESKVPSWMKQQGVKGGWLTAEYSMLPYSTLDRKPRDIAKGRIDGRTVEIQRLIGRSLRAVLDLQKLGEHTLWIDCDVLQADGGTRTASITGAYLAARLAIQKLLDARKIAENPLVDSVAAVSVGLFKGEALLDLNYLEDKDAEVDANVVMTGRGQFVEVQSSGEESTFSHEQLETLLALAKSGLQELTALQAAFLQKHLPAPAI; encoded by the coding sequence ATGTCCGCCCTCCGCTCTGACCAACGCCTCGCCGCCCAACTCCGCCCGCTCACGCTTGAGCCCGGCATCGCCCCCTACGCCTCCGGCTCCGTCTTGATCGGCTTCGGTTCGACCCGCGTCATCTGCGCCGCCACCATCGAGTCCAAGGTCCCGTCCTGGATGAAACAGCAGGGCGTCAAGGGCGGCTGGCTCACCGCCGAATACTCGATGCTGCCCTACAGCACCCTCGACCGGAAGCCCCGCGACATTGCCAAGGGCCGCATCGACGGCCGCACCGTCGAGATCCAGCGCCTCATCGGCCGCTCCCTCCGCGCCGTGCTCGACCTCCAGAAGCTCGGCGAACACACCCTCTGGATCGACTGCGATGTCCTCCAGGCCGACGGCGGCACCCGCACCGCCTCCATCACCGGCGCCTACCTCGCCGCCCGCCTCGCCATCCAGAAGCTCCTCGACGCCCGCAAAATCGCCGAGAACCCGCTCGTCGATTCCGTCGCCGCCGTCAGCGTCGGCCTCTTCAAGGGCGAGGCCCTGCTCGATCTCAACTACCTTGAGGACAAGGACGCCGAGGTTGACGCCAACGTCGTCATGACCGGCCGCGGCCAGTTCGTTGAGGTCCAAAGCAGCGGCGAGGAATCCACCTTCTCCCACGAGCAGCTCGAAACCCTCCTCGCCCTCGCCAAGTCCGGCCTGCAGGAACTGACCGCCCTCCAGGCCGCCTTCCTCCAGAAGCATCTCCCCGCCCCCGCGATTTGA
- the hprK gene encoding HPr(Ser) kinase/phosphatase, protein MPAKAINGITVAHFFETYRDKLQLELLNGASGLHRLIREGSINRPALALTGFFKYFANKRIQVFGAAEMTYLKTINQRQQIEIFGEMTKRGIPAIILTRNYTATHPMLAVSEEMNLPIFRTPLITMNFVNAATLCIDNEFAPTTTEHATMLDVKGIGVMIRGDSGIGKSECALALIERGHSLVADDLTCIRLMDERELLASSRPLNRGYMECRGIGIINIAEMFGVKSIRLDKRIDLVVSLREWSADVIEERTGLEENYYNILGVKVPHIEFYVRPGRDIARLVEVAALVQALKIMGHDPARTFNERLIAHMAEQAAAGTTSHKVASASPFPDEVESDETDGERP, encoded by the coding sequence ATGCCCGCCAAAGCCATCAACGGCATCACCGTAGCGCATTTCTTCGAGACCTACCGGGACAAGCTGCAACTCGAGTTGCTCAACGGCGCCAGCGGCCTCCACCGCCTCATCCGCGAGGGCTCGATCAACCGCCCCGCCCTCGCCCTCACGGGGTTCTTCAAATATTTCGCGAACAAGCGCATCCAGGTCTTCGGCGCCGCCGAGATGACCTACCTCAAGACGATCAACCAGCGCCAACAAATCGAGATCTTCGGCGAGATGACCAAGCGCGGCATCCCCGCCATCATCCTCACCCGCAACTACACGGCCACCCACCCCATGCTCGCCGTGTCGGAGGAGATGAACCTCCCGATCTTCCGCACGCCGCTCATCACGATGAACTTCGTGAACGCCGCGACGCTGTGCATCGACAACGAGTTCGCGCCCACCACCACCGAGCACGCCACCATGCTCGACGTGAAGGGCATCGGCGTGATGATCCGCGGCGACTCCGGCATCGGCAAGTCCGAGTGCGCCCTGGCCCTCATCGAGCGCGGCCACTCCCTCGTGGCCGACGACCTCACTTGCATCCGCCTGATGGACGAGCGCGAGCTCCTCGCCAGTTCCCGCCCCCTCAACCGCGGCTACATGGAGTGCCGCGGCATCGGCATCATCAACATCGCCGAAATGTTCGGCGTGAAGAGCATCCGCCTCGACAAGCGCATCGACCTTGTGGTCTCCCTGCGCGAGTGGTCGGCCGATGTCATCGAGGAACGCACCGGCCTCGAGGAGAACTACTACAACATCCTCGGCGTAAAGGTCCCGCACATCGAGTTCTACGTCCGGCCCGGCCGCGACATCGCCCGGCTCGTCGAGGTCGCCGCCCTTGTGCAGGCCCTCAAGATCATGGGCCACGACCCCGCCCGCACCTTCAACGAGCGTCTCATCGCCCACATGGCCGAGCAGGCCGCCGCCGGCACCACCAGCCATAAGGTCGCCTCCGCCTCCCCCTTCCCCGATGAGGTCGAGTCCGACGAGACCGACGGCGAGCGTCCCTGA
- the lptB gene encoding LPS export ABC transporter ATP-binding protein, with product MSIETATEIRTEGLVKTYGTRSVVNGVNLRIRAGEVVGLLGPNGAGKTTTFYMVVGLVPATSGHVFIGDTDATDLRMHRRARLGVGYLPQEASIFRKLTVAENILAIVETLRVSAADRPALVQHHLEELSLSHLAKQKAYTLSGGERRRLEIARALVTRPKFLLMDEPFAGVDPISVAEVQKIILDLKQRGIGVLITDHNVRETLRIVDRGYIINKGQVMTEGTHDFLINDPQAREIYLGKDFNL from the coding sequence GTGAGCATCGAAACCGCCACCGAAATCCGCACGGAAGGCCTGGTCAAAACCTACGGCACCCGCTCCGTCGTCAACGGGGTCAACCTCCGCATCCGCGCCGGCGAGGTCGTCGGCCTCCTCGGCCCCAACGGCGCCGGCAAGACCACCACGTTCTACATGGTGGTCGGCCTCGTCCCGGCCACCTCCGGGCACGTCTTCATCGGTGACACGGACGCCACCGACCTGCGCATGCACCGCCGCGCCCGCCTCGGCGTCGGCTACCTCCCGCAGGAAGCCTCCATCTTCCGCAAGCTCACCGTCGCCGAGAACATCCTCGCCATCGTCGAGACCCTGCGCGTGTCCGCCGCCGACCGCCCCGCCTTGGTCCAGCACCACCTCGAGGAACTCAGCCTCAGCCACCTCGCGAAGCAAAAGGCCTACACCCTCTCCGGCGGCGAACGCCGCCGGCTCGAGATCGCCCGCGCCCTCGTCACCCGGCCGAAGTTCCTCCTCATGGACGAACCCTTCGCCGGCGTGGACCCCATCTCCGTCGCCGAGGTCCAGAAGATCATCCTCGACCTGAAGCAGCGCGGCATCGGCGTGCTGATCACCGACCACAACGTCCGCGAAACCCTCCGCATCGTCGACCGCGGCTACATCATCAACAAGGGCCAGGTCATGACCGAGGGCACCCACGACTTCCTCATCAACGACCCCCAGGCCCGCGAGATCTACCTCGGCAAGGATTTCAACCTCTGA
- a CDS encoding LptA/OstA family protein, with protein sequence MKTLPALLCLGLLAARLPAQSVEPANTVIESEQFDWRSADTETTSVFTGRVVVTATNLRLSCDRLEIIALRKADPTATIGKIEGFKSMVATGNVRIIQGDREAACGRAEVLPGDNKIILTGQPVVVDRSVNWTWTGDELEMLRGERQIRGKNARFTGPPIKDLGVDLDKKLAPANEPAPATPPPAQP encoded by the coding sequence ATGAAAACGCTTCCCGCCCTCCTCTGCCTCGGCCTGCTCGCCGCGCGGCTCCCCGCCCAGTCGGTCGAGCCCGCCAACACTGTCATCGAGAGCGAGCAGTTCGACTGGCGCAGCGCCGACACCGAGACCACCTCCGTCTTCACCGGCCGCGTGGTCGTGACCGCCACCAATCTCCGCCTCTCCTGCGACCGGCTTGAGATCATCGCCCTGCGCAAGGCCGATCCCACCGCCACCATCGGCAAGATCGAGGGCTTCAAGTCCATGGTCGCCACCGGCAACGTCCGCATCATCCAGGGCGACCGCGAGGCCGCCTGCGGCCGCGCCGAGGTGCTGCCCGGCGACAACAAGATCATCCTCACCGGCCAGCCCGTCGTCGTCGACCGCTCCGTCAACTGGACCTGGACCGGCGACGAACTCGAGATGCTCCGCGGCGAACGCCAGATCCGGGGCAAGAACGCCCGGTTCACCGGCCCGCCCATCAAGGATCTCGGCGTGGACCTGGACAAGAAACTGGCCCCCGCCAACGAGCCCGCCCCGGCCACCCCGCCCCCCGCGCAACCGTGA
- the lptC gene encoding LPS export ABC transporter periplasmic protein LptC, protein MPPFSRLLLLALLAAGALSASTTRLATDKPIINFRLPDFTPEGHRSWLVRGSEARYAAEGLVDLSELNLTIFTGDADDKVETLILSPSARIRLGDRLVSGEDSIRIINDRFEASGSQWTYDHAAKRVSITRNVRVVLHTQLKDILQ, encoded by the coding sequence ATGCCCCCGTTTTCCCGCCTCCTTCTCCTGGCCCTGCTCGCCGCCGGCGCGCTCTCCGCCTCCACCACGCGGCTCGCCACGGACAAACCGATCATCAATTTCCGCCTCCCCGACTTCACCCCCGAGGGCCACCGCTCCTGGCTGGTGCGCGGCTCCGAGGCCCGCTACGCCGCCGAGGGCCTCGTGGACTTGAGTGAGCTCAACCTCACGATCTTCACCGGTGACGCCGACGACAAGGTCGAGACCCTCATCCTCAGCCCGTCCGCGCGGATCCGGCTCGGCGATCGCCTGGTCAGCGGCGAGGATTCGATCCGGATCATCAACGACCGTTTCGAGGCCTCCGGCAGCCAGTGGACCTACGATCACGCCGCGAAAAGAGTTTCCATCACCCGGAACGTGCGCGTAGTCCTCCACACCCAGCTGAAGGATATCCTCCAATGA
- a CDS encoding KdsC family phosphatase, whose product MAKSPRTKSRVSPARWAAIRLFAMDVDGVLTDGTVEIHSDGTESKQFSILDGMGLVRLHKAGLAVAWISGRPSEATSARAAELKVPHVIQGRTDKLMALQELASQLGLAASQVCYMGDDDIDAPAINWAGIGVAPSGSMPAALKVADLVPRRAAGLGAVREVCEHILASRGP is encoded by the coding sequence GTGGCCAAATCCCCCCGCACGAAATCCCGCGTCTCCCCCGCCCGCTGGGCCGCCATCCGCCTCTTCGCGATGGATGTGGATGGCGTGCTGACCGACGGCACGGTTGAGATCCACTCCGACGGCACCGAGTCCAAACAGTTTTCCATCCTCGATGGCATGGGCCTCGTCCGCCTCCACAAGGCCGGCCTCGCCGTCGCGTGGATTTCCGGCCGTCCCTCTGAGGCAACCTCCGCCCGCGCGGCCGAGCTCAAAGTGCCCCATGTCATCCAAGGCCGCACCGACAAACTCATGGCCCTGCAGGAACTCGCCAGCCAGCTCGGCCTCGCCGCGAGCCAGGTCTGTTACATGGGCGACGACGACATCGACGCCCCCGCCATCAACTGGGCCGGCATCGGGGTCGCCCCCTCGGGCTCCATGCCGGCCGCGCTGAAGGTCGCCGACCTCGTCCCGCGCCGCGCCGCCGGCCTCGGCGCCGTCCGCGAAGTGTGTGAACATATCCTCGCTTCCCGGGGTCCCTAA
- a CDS encoding alpha/beta hydrolase, which produces MSSLSYLHRFEPGDGAKAPPLLLLHGTGGNENDLLPLGRQLAPGSPLLSPRGDVSEHGMPRFFRRFAEGVFDLKDVAQRTQALADFVAAAAREYGFDPNRLAALGYSNGANIAASLLLLRPESLTAAVLLRPMVVLEPKQLPDLTGKRISLLSGRHDPIVPVDHPPRLAEMFRRAGASVDLHWLDTGHQLTEGDLQLAAGFLAAES; this is translated from the coding sequence ATGTCCTCCCTCTCCTACCTCCACCGCTTTGAGCCGGGCGACGGCGCCAAGGCCCCGCCCTTGCTCCTCCTCCACGGCACCGGCGGCAATGAAAACGACCTCCTCCCGCTCGGCCGTCAGCTGGCCCCCGGCTCGCCCCTGCTCAGCCCGCGCGGCGACGTCAGCGAACACGGCATGCCGCGTTTCTTCCGCCGCTTCGCCGAGGGCGTGTTCGACCTGAAGGATGTCGCCCAACGGACCCAGGCCCTCGCCGACTTCGTCGCCGCCGCCGCTCGCGAATACGGCTTCGATCCCAACCGCTTGGCCGCGCTCGGCTACTCGAACGGCGCCAACATCGCCGCCTCGCTCCTGTTGCTCCGCCCGGAATCGCTCACCGCCGCCGTCCTCCTGCGCCCGATGGTCGTGCTCGAGCCAAAGCAGCTGCCCGATCTCACCGGCAAGCGGATCAGCCTGCTCTCCGGCCGTCACGACCCCATCGTGCCCGTGGACCATCCCCCGCGCCTCGCTGAGATGTTCCGCCGCGCCGGTGCGTCGGTCGATCTCCACTGGCTCGACACGGGCCACCAGTTGACGGAGGGGGATCTGCAGCTCGCCGCCGGGTTCCTGGCTGCCGAATCCTGA
- a CDS encoding ring-cleaving dioxygenase codes for MKSNLTGLHHITAISSDVKRNVHFYTQVLGLRFVKKSVNQDDTGTYHLYYGNYSGAPGTALTFFPWAGLPRGRPGRGQAYATAFSVPATSLPFWQERLARLKVTTYPVETRFNDQVLPFQDHDGLRLELVASTEADPRPPTPSTEIPAEHAIRGFHSSTLALAETSATVHVLEAQMGYRLQTQAGHRARYTIAEGGPGTYVDLLTDPAIPRGLNGAGTIHHVAFRTPDDASQVAARQTLLEGALSVSPVIDRAYFKSIYYREPGGVLFEIATDQPGFAIDEPVETLGTKLSLPPHLEPHRAEIEASLPKLS; via the coding sequence ATGAAATCCAACCTCACTGGTCTCCATCATATCACCGCCATCTCCTCTGACGTGAAGCGCAACGTGCACTTCTACACCCAGGTCCTCGGTCTGCGGTTCGTCAAAAAGTCCGTCAACCAGGACGACACCGGCACCTATCATCTCTACTACGGCAATTACAGCGGCGCCCCCGGGACCGCCCTCACCTTCTTCCCCTGGGCCGGCCTGCCTCGCGGACGCCCCGGTCGCGGCCAGGCCTACGCGACCGCCTTCTCCGTGCCCGCCACCTCCCTGCCGTTTTGGCAGGAGCGTCTCGCGCGGCTGAAGGTCACGACCTACCCGGTTGAGACCCGCTTCAATGATCAGGTCCTGCCGTTTCAGGATCACGACGGCCTGCGCCTCGAACTCGTCGCCAGCACCGAGGCCGATCCGCGTCCGCCCACCCCCTCGACCGAAATTCCGGCCGAACACGCGATCCGTGGGTTCCACAGTTCCACCCTCGCCCTCGCCGAGACCAGCGCGACCGTGCACGTCCTCGAGGCGCAGATGGGCTACCGTCTGCAGACGCAAGCCGGCCACCGCGCCCGCTACACCATCGCCGAAGGCGGTCCGGGTACCTACGTGGACCTGCTCACCGACCCCGCCATCCCCCGCGGCCTGAACGGCGCCGGCACGATCCACCACGTCGCCTTCCGCACCCCCGACGACGCCTCCCAAGTCGCCGCCCGCCAGACGCTGCTCGAGGGCGCCCTGTCGGTCAGCCCGGTGATCGACCGCGCCTACTTCAAATCCATCTACTACCGCGAACCAGGCGGAGTGCTCTTCGAGATCGCGACCGACCAACCCGGCTTCGCCATCGACGAACCCGTCGAGACCCTCGGCACGAAACTATCCCTGCCGCCGCACCTCGAGCCCCACCGCGCCGAGATCGAAGCCTCCCTGCCGAAACTCTCCTGA
- a CDS encoding MarR family winged helix-turn-helix transcriptional regulator, protein MGTRHRGPIDEINALNAFIKLQRAAESVSARVHAVLPPELTITQFGVLESLHHIGPLCQSELAEKLLKSGGNLTLVVDNLEKAGYVLRERDPADRRFVVVKLTPKGQTFITALFPKVVANVTREMATLSSTELSDLGRLCKKIGRQA, encoded by the coding sequence ATGGGAACAAGACACCGCGGCCCGATCGATGAGATCAACGCCCTGAACGCTTTCATCAAGCTTCAGCGCGCGGCCGAGTCCGTCTCTGCCCGGGTCCACGCCGTCCTGCCCCCCGAGCTTACCATCACCCAGTTCGGCGTCCTCGAATCCCTCCACCACATCGGCCCCCTCTGCCAGAGCGAACTAGCCGAGAAACTGCTCAAGAGCGGGGGCAACCTCACCCTCGTCGTGGACAACCTGGAGAAGGCTGGCTACGTCCTGCGCGAGCGCGATCCCGCCGACCGCCGCTTCGTGGTCGTGAAGCTCACCCCCAAGGGCCAGACCTTCATCACCGCCCTCTTCCCCAAGGTCGTCGCCAACGTCACCCGTGAGATGGCCACCCTCTCCTCCACCGAACTCTCCGACCTTGGCCGCCTCTGCAAGAAGATCGGCCGCCAAGCCTGA
- the rpiB gene encoding ribose 5-phosphate isomerase B: MKKFTIAIGSDHAGYAYKEKIKALLLAEGHTVRDCGTNSDAPCDYPDYIRPVALAVSRGEVERGIVLGGSGNGEAIVANRVKGVRCGLCWNEQVAIWNRSHNDGNCLSLGQRTITEEEAFKIVKVWLATEFEGGRHLARINKIDA, from the coding sequence ATGAAAAAGTTCACCATCGCCATCGGATCCGACCACGCCGGTTACGCCTACAAGGAGAAGATCAAGGCCCTGCTCCTGGCCGAGGGCCACACCGTCCGGGATTGCGGCACGAATTCCGACGCCCCCTGCGACTATCCGGATTACATCCGCCCCGTCGCCCTGGCCGTCTCCCGCGGTGAGGTGGAGCGCGGTATCGTGCTCGGCGGCTCCGGCAACGGCGAGGCCATCGTGGCCAACCGCGTGAAAGGCGTGCGCTGCGGTCTCTGCTGGAACGAACAGGTCGCGATCTGGAACCGCTCCCACAACGACGGCAACTGCCTCTCCCTCGGCCAGCGCACCATCACCGAGGAGGAAGCCTTCAAGATCGTCAAAGTCTGGCTCGCCACCGAGTTCGAAGGCGGCCGCCACCTCGCCCGGATCAACAAGATCGACGCCTGA
- a CDS encoding HAD family hydrolase: MKKLLLWDIDGTLIKSHGAGVRAMEKALTKRFGVTVDLGSIDWAGRTDSWITGEVFRHVGLPDTPQNAHDYLEAYLAQLPLELAHGQPGVVLPGVLDLLETIHHRNDIAQGLLTGNLRRGAELKLTHHQVWHYFEFGAFADDSPRRNDLGPHALRRAREHHAVDFTPENTFIIGDTPHDIACGKVIGARTIAVATGTFSLEQLAAHAPTALFPDFSDTAAFLRVIEAE; encoded by the coding sequence GTGAAAAAACTCCTGCTCTGGGACATCGACGGCACGCTCATCAAATCACACGGCGCCGGCGTCCGCGCCATGGAGAAGGCGCTGACCAAACGCTTCGGCGTGACCGTCGACCTCGGCTCGATCGACTGGGCCGGCCGCACCGACAGCTGGATCACCGGCGAGGTCTTCCGCCACGTCGGGCTGCCGGACACGCCGCAGAACGCCCACGATTATCTCGAGGCCTACCTCGCGCAGTTGCCCCTGGAACTGGCCCACGGCCAACCTGGGGTCGTGCTCCCCGGCGTGCTGGATCTCCTGGAAACCATCCATCACCGCAATGACATCGCCCAGGGCCTGCTCACCGGCAACCTGCGCCGCGGCGCCGAGCTCAAGCTCACTCACCATCAGGTCTGGCATTATTTCGAATTCGGCGCCTTCGCCGACGACAGCCCGCGCCGCAACGACCTCGGCCCGCACGCCCTGCGCCGCGCCCGGGAACACCACGCCGTGGATTTCACGCCGGAGAACACCTTCATCATCGGCGACACCCCGCATGACATCGCCTGCGGCAAGGTCATCGGCGCCCGCACCATCGCTGTGGCCACCGGCACGTTCTCCCTCGAGCAACTCGCCGCCCACGCCCCCACCGCGCTCTTCCCCGATTTCTCGGACACCGCCGCGTTCCTCCGCGTGATTGAGGCGGAATAA
- a CDS encoding SUMF1/EgtB/PvdO family nonheme iron enzyme: protein MTIAEAARILEVSIDSTPVQIEVRFQQLRTALEDRIAKAPTPGLKAKYRESLDEITAAFEILTLAADTSALPVLKKESGGKLEAGGPAAKGAAWAGAAAIPTGGSGSQSHAPSHSSARKSSGREFLIVVVIAVIVLGAGGWWVMKTRAENVEMTRMAAEARDAAEARVAAEKRQAEEVRLVAEAQRKTEAEEKARATAAAQTEQERVGKLQVSLQAELAEIRTLWEIFERTERDAEKAASEAKSDLRSLRDAPVGRLRQAELRAESTADYARWLADRLMRHPARTIRARAEQLVSAKAVDEALPLVEAIKRELAKLDDELRSEQERQLTLTGSLQLASNPTGLAWSLVDAFGRSHTGITPARVTDLGLGLARVTFRRSGWPEQTLTAEITRGREAGLTVAFESGSLRLESEPASAEVLSDGLLLGKTPLVLNEVRTGILELNLRLKGYVTKTIRGEVHSGERLLLKEVLARVPRPVEGQAFVIPGLELTILPVAAGTYLMGAAKGGSEDERPVTRVTISRPFWLGRTEVTQAQWRAIMGSNPSFFKGDDLPVEQISWDEAMEFCRKLTDREQAADRLPDGFAYTLPMEAQWEYAGRAGMTGGDMGNLNEIAWYSANTTQTQSAGQKRANAWGFCDMLGNVMEWTWGEPYAYPGGSVTDPMGNPSGTIRVTRGATWRADPVNCRYSLRFPLPRDYRGSGIGFRIALSSIQR, encoded by the coding sequence ATGACGATTGCCGAAGCCGCCCGGATTCTGGAAGTGTCCATCGATTCCACCCCGGTGCAGATTGAGGTGCGGTTCCAGCAGCTGCGGACCGCGCTCGAGGACCGGATCGCCAAGGCGCCAACGCCTGGCCTGAAGGCGAAATACCGGGAATCGCTCGACGAGATCACGGCCGCCTTCGAGATACTCACGCTCGCTGCAGATACTTCAGCGCTGCCCGTGCTGAAGAAGGAGTCCGGCGGGAAGCTGGAGGCGGGAGGGCCCGCAGCAAAGGGAGCCGCCTGGGCTGGAGCCGCGGCGATACCGACGGGCGGTTCCGGTAGCCAGTCCCATGCCCCCAGTCACTCGTCCGCGCGGAAGTCGAGCGGACGCGAGTTCCTGATTGTGGTCGTGATCGCCGTGATCGTGCTCGGGGCGGGCGGTTGGTGGGTCATGAAGACCCGCGCCGAGAATGTGGAAATGACGCGGATGGCGGCGGAGGCGAGGGACGCGGCAGAAGCTAGAGTGGCCGCGGAGAAGCGGCAGGCCGAAGAAGTCCGGCTGGTGGCCGAGGCGCAACGGAAGACTGAGGCAGAGGAGAAGGCGCGGGCGACCGCCGCGGCCCAGACCGAGCAGGAGAGGGTCGGCAAGCTGCAGGTTTCCCTGCAGGCGGAATTGGCTGAAATACGCACTCTCTGGGAGATCTTCGAGCGGACAGAGCGTGACGCGGAGAAGGCGGCGAGTGAGGCGAAGAGTGACCTCCGGAGCCTGCGCGACGCCCCGGTGGGCCGTCTGCGTCAGGCGGAACTTCGGGCGGAGTCGACCGCAGACTACGCCCGCTGGCTGGCTGACCGGTTAATGCGGCATCCAGCCCGTACGATCCGGGCACGGGCCGAGCAGTTGGTCTCAGCCAAGGCGGTGGACGAAGCCCTGCCGCTGGTGGAAGCAATCAAGCGCGAACTGGCCAAGCTCGACGATGAGCTCCGGAGTGAGCAAGAACGGCAGCTGACGCTCACAGGGTCGTTACAGCTGGCGTCCAATCCGACCGGCCTGGCTTGGAGCCTAGTCGATGCTTTTGGGCGAAGTCACACTGGGATCACCCCCGCTCGGGTAACCGATCTCGGACTGGGCTTGGCGCGCGTCACCTTCCGCCGGTCCGGCTGGCCGGAGCAAACGCTCACGGCGGAAATAACACGCGGACGAGAGGCCGGCCTCACGGTTGCATTTGAGTCGGGATCACTCCGGCTAGAAAGTGAGCCTGCGAGTGCAGAAGTGCTGAGCGACGGCCTGCTGCTAGGCAAAACCCCTTTAGTCTTAAATGAGGTGCGAACGGGGATTCTCGAACTAAACCTCCGTCTAAAGGGGTATGTGACTAAAACCATTCGGGGTGAGGTACACTCCGGAGAGCGGCTGCTTTTAAAAGAAGTTTTGGCCAGAGTCCCGCGGCCGGTGGAAGGTCAAGCCTTCGTGATTCCTGGTTTGGAACTTACGATTCTCCCGGTGGCTGCAGGCACCTATTTGATGGGTGCAGCCAAGGGTGGAAGTGAGGATGAGAGGCCGGTCACGCGCGTCACCATCAGTCGCCCCTTTTGGCTGGGACGCACGGAGGTGACGCAGGCCCAATGGCGCGCAATTATGGGCAGCAATCCGAGTTTCTTCAAAGGCGACGATCTTCCGGTGGAACAAATAAGCTGGGACGAGGCGATGGAGTTTTGCCGCAAGCTGACAGATCGGGAACAAGCGGCGGACCGACTGCCCGATGGCTTTGCCTACACGCTGCCGATGGAGGCGCAATGGGAGTATGCGGGGCGCGCGGGCATGACGGGGGGTGACATGGGCAATCTCAATGAGATTGCATGGTATTCAGCCAACACTACTCAGACGCAATCTGCCGGTCAGAAGCGAGCCAACGCCTGGGGCTTTTGCGACATGCTTGGCAATGTGATGGAATGGACATGGGGTGAACCCTACGCTTACCCGGGCGGCAGTGTGACCGACCCCATGGGGAATCCTTCGGGCACGATTCGCGTCACCCGTGGCGCAACATGGAGGGCCGATCCCGTCAACTGCCGCTACAGCTTGCGATTTCCCTTACCGCGTGATTACCGCGGCAGTGGAATCGGCTTCCGCATCGCCCTCAGTTCCATTCAGAGATAG